The Sediminitomix flava genome includes a window with the following:
- a CDS encoding bifunctional alpha,alpha-trehalose-phosphate synthase (UDP-forming)/trehalose-phosphatase: MNNKKLVIVSNRLPVSININEDEFSFTKSAGGLATGLDSLSDELEKIWVGWAGIHTSDKDLKEKINTAFVEKDLYPIFFEEQLFEGYYEGFSNKIIWPHFHYFTQYTTYEEAYYEAYKTVNEIFAEELIKILKGDEMVWIHDYHLMLLPKLIRHKFPNISIGFFLHIPFPSYEIFRTLPWRNDLLTGVLGADLVGFHTFGYMRHFLSSVYNILGYENDFGIINIHDRLVHADVFPMGIDYDKFAFPDIKSVSKVFEIKENLPEARIILSVDRLDYTKGIPQRIKAFDAFLERYPEYLGKVYLVLVAVPSRTNVGHYKELKDEIETLIGRINGKYAQFRWTPIKYFYRNFNFEELVQLYQASDVAMITPLRDGMNLIAKEYVASRQDGKGVLVLSEMAGASFELIDALMVNPQNTNHVVEVLARALEMNPKEQELRIRNLQRRVKENNVQTWANTFIDEQLKISMMQKEKLTKFFNKDAQALNLTLMKQSSKRLILLDYDGTLMDFNSDPQAVEPDEFILSTLKTFTADPRNRVVVISGRDRDTLERWLGHLEVDISAEHGVWSRIDGDWQMSDGLFDSWKEQVRPVLENLVKRTPGTFLEEKQYSIVWHYRKIDKALGEKRIRAYRDVLQYMTANLDLQVLEGNKVVEVKNAGVNKGKATLNWLNMEDWEYVLAMGDDHTDEDIFKVLPDYATSVKVGLDMSDARYHLTSVKQVRTFLDKVIETLYSDSTKSAID; encoded by the coding sequence ATGAATAATAAAAAATTAGTAATCGTTTCGAACAGATTACCTGTCTCAATTAACATTAATGAAGATGAATTTAGTTTTACAAAAAGTGCTGGAGGTTTAGCCACTGGTTTAGATTCATTGAGTGATGAACTTGAAAAAATATGGGTAGGTTGGGCTGGCATACATACTTCAGATAAAGATTTAAAAGAAAAAATTAATACTGCATTTGTAGAGAAAGATCTTTATCCTATTTTTTTTGAAGAACAACTCTTTGAAGGATATTACGAAGGATTTAGTAATAAAATAATTTGGCCCCATTTCCATTATTTTACTCAGTATACAACTTACGAAGAGGCCTATTATGAGGCTTACAAGACCGTTAATGAGATTTTTGCTGAAGAATTGATTAAAATTTTGAAAGGAGATGAAATGGTATGGATTCATGATTACCATCTCATGTTACTTCCGAAGTTAATACGTCATAAATTTCCAAATATATCCATTGGTTTTTTCCTTCATATTCCATTTCCATCTTATGAGATATTCAGAACATTGCCTTGGCGTAACGATTTGTTGACGGGTGTTCTTGGTGCCGATCTAGTCGGTTTTCATACATTTGGGTACATGCGTCATTTCTTAAGTTCTGTATATAATATTTTAGGTTATGAAAATGACTTCGGGATAATCAATATCCATGATAGACTAGTCCATGCAGACGTATTTCCGATGGGTATTGATTATGATAAGTTCGCATTTCCAGATATCAAATCCGTTAGCAAGGTTTTTGAGATCAAGGAGAATCTACCTGAAGCTCGTATTATTCTTTCAGTTGACCGACTAGATTATACTAAAGGGATTCCTCAAAGAATTAAAGCTTTCGATGCTTTTTTAGAAAGGTATCCAGAATACCTCGGTAAGGTGTATCTAGTTTTAGTAGCTGTTCCTTCAAGAACTAATGTCGGACATTACAAAGAGTTGAAAGATGAAATAGAAACGCTAATTGGTAGAATAAATGGTAAATATGCCCAATTCAGATGGACTCCAATTAAGTACTTCTACAGGAATTTTAATTTTGAAGAGCTAGTTCAATTATACCAAGCCTCAGATGTTGCTATGATCACTCCATTGAGAGATGGAATGAATCTTATCGCAAAAGAATATGTGGCGAGTAGACAAGATGGAAAAGGAGTTCTTGTATTGAGCGAAATGGCTGGCGCATCATTTGAATTGATAGACGCCTTGATGGTTAATCCTCAAAATACCAATCATGTAGTAGAAGTTCTTGCCAGAGCTTTGGAAATGAATCCAAAAGAACAAGAATTAAGAATTAGAAACCTTCAAAGAAGGGTAAAGGAAAATAACGTACAAACATGGGCAAATACATTCATTGATGAACAATTAAAAATTTCGATGATGCAGAAAGAAAAACTAACAAAATTTTTTAATAAGGATGCTCAAGCATTAAACCTAACCTTAATGAAACAGTCTTCTAAAAGACTTATTTTATTAGACTATGATGGCACTCTCATGGATTTTAATTCTGATCCACAAGCTGTTGAACCAGATGAATTTATTCTTTCAACTCTTAAGACCTTCACAGCTGATCCGAGAAATAGAGTAGTCGTTATATCAGGAAGGGATAGAGATACTTTAGAAAGATGGTTAGGGCATTTAGAAGTTGATATTTCGGCTGAGCATGGCGTTTGGTCTAGAATAGATGGCGATTGGCAAATGAGTGATGGATTATTTGATAGTTGGAAAGAACAAGTAAGACCAGTGCTTGAAAACCTAGTGAAGCGTACACCAGGTACATTCTTGGAAGAGAAACAATATTCTATCGTTTGGCATTACAGAAAGATTGATAAAGCATTAGGTGAAAAACGAATCAGAGCCTATCGTGACGTACTTCAGTATATGACAGCAAATCTTGACCTTCAAGTTTTGGAAGGAAACAAAGTAGTTGAAGTAAAAAATGCGGGAGTAAATAAAGGAAAAGCAACTTTGAACTGGCTAAATATGGAAGATTGGGAATATGTTTTGGCAATGGGAGATGACCATACCGATGAAGATATTTTCAAAGTACTTCCTGATTATGCAACATCAGTGAAAGTAGGTCTTGATATGAGTGATGCTAGATATCACCTTACTTCTGTAAAACAAGTAAGAACTTTCTTAGATAAAGTAATAGAAACTCTTTACAGTGATTCAACTAAAAGTGCTATTGATTAA